The following are encoded together in the Iodobacter fluviatilis genome:
- a CDS encoding GNAT family N-acetyltransferase translates to MSINIQQTTEADWLDLKKIRLHSLLESPHAFGLSYEAASAFTDAQWQDGAGNRTLPMYFIARDEGNPIGLIGGVKAGNDFNLIAMWVAPSHRGLGVGRSLVAKVLTVAASCGESEVSLLVSPLNKTACALYERMGFCFTPHFDALESDPKIMLQHMLAKLEMEGASS, encoded by the coding sequence ATGAGCATTAATATTCAACAGACAACTGAAGCAGATTGGCTCGATCTGAAGAAGATCAGGCTTCACTCTCTCTTAGAATCTCCGCATGCGTTTGGCCTAAGCTATGAGGCTGCGTCAGCTTTCACAGATGCTCAATGGCAGGATGGGGCTGGCAATAGAACGCTTCCTATGTACTTTATTGCTCGCGATGAGGGCAATCCCATTGGGCTGATCGGCGGAGTTAAAGCGGGCAACGATTTCAACCTTATCGCCATGTGGGTTGCCCCTTCACATCGCGGTCTTGGCGTTGGAAGATCGTTGGTTGCAAAAGTATTGACTGTCGCCGCGTCATGCGGTGAATCTGAGGTGAGCCTGCTTGTTTCCCCACTCAACAAAACCGCGTGCGCGCTCTACGAGCGAATGGGCTTTTGCTTTACCCCGCACTTTGATGCGCTGGAGAGTGATCCGAAAATCATGCTTCAGCACATGCTTGCTAAGCTTGAAATGGAGGGGGCATCATCTTAA